DNA from Papio anubis isolate 15944 chromosome 1, Panubis1.0, whole genome shotgun sequence:
GGACCCCTCTGTGGTGATGCCTCGATCTAGAGACCTCTCTACTTGAGAGGAGGTTTTCAGTTGAGGGTCCTTCCTGGAGTCCTTCGAGTCTGGTGGCCCCTCTGTGGCGTGTCTGTCTCAAGAGTCCCTTCTTGTCTCACCCAGCTTCACAGGTCACAAGGTTGTTTGTCTCCAAAGCTTGTTTATGTTGGGACCTGGTCTCCAGCCACTCGCATCCGCCCACACACACTCTGACCGCTTCTCCCAGCAGAGAAGCACAGGGTCTGGCAAATGTCCCCTGTGGTCAGAGCTGGCTCTGTCTGAACAGACCCATTTTCTCTGCCGGGATCCACCCTTACCTCTCTCTTCAGGGCAGCAGGGCAGAGTGCTGAACCCAGGACCCCACAGATCCTCCCCGCTCCTGCCTCCCCATCGGGAGATAAGGGTCCTGGAACGGGGTGTCTCTGACTCCCTGCCCCATGACGGGTTTAGTACAGGCACTCACAGCCCCCTGGGGTGCGGTGGGTGGGGCTGGAAGAGGCATTCTCTTTTCCGTCCCCCCGTCACACACTCCGGCATGCACTGTTGCTCGATCATCCAAAGCTGCTTCCTGAATTCCTGTCTGAGCTGGCTCTCGGGGAGGGACCTGGGAGCCCAGGAAGAAAAAATGATCTCCAGGCTCCCTCCAGGGTCGGCAATGAGACTTACCGGGCAAGGAGATGGGGTGGAGCGAGCTGGAGTCTCAGGGCTGAGGTTTATAAGcagcagggaaggaggagagagctGCTCACAAGCCCGGAGGTGTCAAATTTCAGTGGTGGATTCTGAAGACCAGAGACAGCCCAATCAGGCCTCTTGTCCTGAACCCTCAGGCCTGGACCCGGGCTCCCTGCCAGGCACACGAGCGCCCCCACTTGGTCAGGGAGAGGAGCTGTCTGGACAGATTTCATTCAGCAGGGGTCCCAGGGTCCTAGTCCTTTCAATACTGGGGgctgctgccaccacaccccacgtCTAATCAGGAGTGTGTATGCtgagaggggaagagggaggaaaccAATTGAGGGAGCTCAACACTGAGAGGCCCAATCTGAGACATACACGGAGGCCCCTTAGAATGAAACCCCACAAAGGATGCTACAGCCCAAGATCCCTCAGAGAACCCCAGGCTGAGGCCCCACACACACAGGGGGATCCAGGTTGATACCCCCATAGAAGAGTCCTGGATTGAAATCCCTCTGTGGGTTCTCAGACTCCCAAGACTAAGTTACTCACTGAGGGTCCTCTCAGTGAGGCCCCATGGAGGAGCCACAGACTAAGACCCCCTCAGCAGAATTACCCCCTTACCCGGGTCAACCAGCACAGTCAGCTGCAGGTACTGCAAGGCCCGGCTTGGGGTGAGACAACCAGTATCCCTCCCAGGACCTCCTTCCCACCTCTTTCCCCTGCACCATCCACTGCTGCCTAAAGAGAAGGGAATGGGGCAAGCAAGGCTGGGAAAGAGACAAGGGCCGCCTgttccagcccaggagacagagggcGCCTCTGTCTGCTCCTGGCCCCTTGCCCCACAGGGTGTTCGTCTGTGAAGGGGTGGAGTCGGTGGGGGGGTCAGCGGGGGAGGGACTGTTGAAGACAGGTCTCCATACACAGCTCCAGCAGCCACATTTGCAGCCTCGGCTATCTGTCCAGAACCTGCTCCCACCTCAGGCCCAGGCCGACGGTGAGTACCCTGCCCCACTGTGCTAGTCCCTGGCCTGCCAGCTTCGGGGAGAGGGGTCTTCAGAAGGGCTCCAAGAGGCTGGGGCCCATAGCACTGTGGGGCACTAAGGATCTGGGAGGAGTCAGTCAGAGTGAGGGCAGTTTGGGATCTGGGGGAGACAGGGTTTGGAAGGTGGTGATGAGAGACAAATGAACTGAAGGTCGGAGAGAGAGCTGGCAGCTCAGCAAAGGAGGAAGTCAGTGGGGAACCCACCAAGAGCTTCCTGGCCACCTGGCCCTCCCACAGGGAGCCCTCAAGTCCCTGCCAAGGccccctctgtctcccaggtgtTGGGAAGGGCCCCAGCCCTCCCCTGCCTCGCCTCCTGTGGGGTAAGAAGAAGAGAGCAGATACAACAGCTGTTTCTGCCCCCACCTCTCTTGCCAGCCTTAGTCtctgccacccccaccctgccttgCCAAGAGCTCAGGTCTCTGGGGAGTCTGGGGGCGGCAAGGCGAAGCTCCCAAGATATGGGGAAGTGGGGGATGGAGGGTGCTGTACCCCTTCCCAACGCTACCTCCACAGGacctcccctttctcctcctaCCCTTTTTGGCCCAGACCTCTTGACTCCTCTTTCCCCCAattctttcctctttgttttccCATCTGCCCTGCCCCCAAGTCCTCTCAGAACTGCCACCACATAAAATCCCAGGCTGCTCTAGGGCTCCAGACGACCTCCAGCTGCCCCTCTGGCATGGAGCAGGTAATCAAGCCACCAGCATCCCTCCCTCAAGCACCCCTTATCCCCTCATCAGCCACAGCTTGGGTTCCATCTCCCCCATGTCTCTGTGACAACCGCTTCTCAGGTCCGGAGTTCAGATGACACTCACAAGGGCCCCATTGAAGAACTGGGATGTCATTCGATCAGGGGCCATTGTCCAGCCCCCAGGCCTGGGGAAGGATGGGGACATCTGATCCGAGACACCTGAGCTGCCCCCCTGGGGTTGCGGAAGGCCAGACTGTCCCAGGGCCAAAGGAAAGAGGCCCCCCTTGGCAGTCTTCTCTCTCAACAGacccctcctttctcctttcttctcctactCTCTCCCAGCCCCTTGAACTCAAAGGACTGCATGCTCTCAGCCCTTTATCTCCCCCAACACATACCAGCCCCATTCCCCTTGCTCCCACTATCCCCAAATCAACCAGGAGTGAGCAGTCGCAGGGACAATGCCTGCAggtctcctctccccttccctgggAACCCTGGCTCCAAGGAAAAGGCTCAAACATTCCTCTCTCCCCTTCTGCCACCCACCAGATGAAAGGGATAATTTTGCAGAAGCAATGGGAGCATACCCCAGAGAAGCCAAAATGACATGTTCAGGAGAGAACAGAGTTGAAGGACCAAAAGGGGCCCCCAGCTGCTGACAGGAAACTCAGAGTCAGTGAGACCTCCCTCCCCTAGAAGCCTTAGGCCACCCGCCCACTGGGGCTGCAACCCCCTCTACCAGGCTGACCGAGGGTACCAGACTGACTTCTTGCTAGGGGTGGGCAGCAGAGGGAAGGCTGTAGTGGACACCCCAGCCCACCACCCTCAACAGCAGAGCTTAGCTATACTAGGCAGGCAAGGTCCAGGGTAAAAATAGAGCCAGAGGAAGCATGGCCTCGTCCTGTGACCacccctgcctgccccaccctcctCAATCCCTGCCTGGGCAGCCACTGCAGACATCTACCACAGGCCTCTGGAGCCAGCCCAGCTCCAACTGCTGTCTCTCCATGCCCTAACCCTGATTCCCTTTGGCTGGGGTACAGACTGAGGGACATGGAGAACAGGTCTGCATTTAGGTCTGCTGGGGTTtccctcacattttaaaatctcaggGAAAGATCAATTGCAGTTGGGCTTTAATCCCACAGTTATTTGAGCTGTCAGCCAGGGCCAGGCCTGAGGGCTCCCCTCACCTAGACCCTGGTACTCTGGGCCTGGTCCTCAAGGCTCACTTCCATGATGGGGGTGGGTAGGTGCACTGCTGCAATGGGCTCGGAGCTGGAGACGGCGATGGAGACCCTCATCAACGTGTTCCACGCCCACTCGGGCAAAGAGGGGGACAAGTACAAGCTGAGCAAGAAGGAGCTGAAAGAGCTGCTGCAGACAGAGCTCTCTGGCTTCCTGGATGTAAGTACAGAGTGGTGGAGTGGGAGTGGAGTGGGTGAAGGTTGGGGGAATGGGGTGGGCACCCCCTTgctgtctccccaccccacctccagctcagcccagcctccttctttcctttcccaggcTTCTCTCCTGGATTTTTCCAGGCTCCCCTACTCCAGCTGGGTCAAGTCAAAATGCCCCGGTTTATTGATCACCAATATGTTATTGATCACTATAACAAGTGTTAGGCCCTGTGTAGATTCATCAGTAATAAGACTCACAGACTAGAAGGGAAAGATTGATAATTAAAAGTAAACCATGAACTCCAGGAAGTACACAGAGCCTTAATAGATGTGCCAGAAAGGGTTATGAGAGATTATTAACCTGATTGAAGTAAGATGGCTCTCCTGAAGAGGTAGCACTTGAGCCATGGATTTCCATTGGAAGATTATCTAGGTAAATGCAGACATTTTAGGAGGAAGTAACTGAATGAACAaaagcacaagagaaagaagaatgtggtgcatgccagtagttTTATTCGACTGGCATGAAGGATATAGAAAAGTAGGCTGCAAAGGCTAACCAGGGCCACAAAGTAAAGAAGCCTCAGGATATGGTAGAAAGTGCATCagtttaggccgggcatggtggctcacgcctgtaatcccagcactttgggaggccgaggcaggtggatcacgtgaggttgggagttcgagaccagactgaccaacacggagaaaacccgtctctactaaaaatacaaaattggccaggcgtggtggcgcatgcctgtaatcccagctattcgggaggctaaggtaggagattgcttgaacccgggaagcggtggttgcagtgagctgagatcacaccattgtactccagcctgggcaacaagagcaaaactccgtgtcaaaaaaaaaaaaaacaaaacacggCCGGGGGGGTGGCGCCAGCCCAAAAACCCCACTagttggggaggccgaggcgggcggatcacgaggtcaggagatcgagaccatcctggctaatccggtgaaactccgtctctactaaaaaatacaaaaaactagctgggcgaggtggcgggcgcctgtagtcccagctactcaggaggctgaggcaggagaatggcgtaaacccggggggcggagcttacagtgagccaagatcgcgccactacactccagccttggcgacagagcgagactccgtctcaaaaaaaacaaacaaacaaacaaagaaagtgCACCGGTTTTGAGGTTTTATTggactgggttcaaattccagccctGCTACTTTCTAGCTGTGGGACTTTGGGCATATTTATTTAACCACCAATTAccaatttgtttcttctctagAATGGAAATAATGAAACATACCTCACGTTATTTGTATTAGAATTAAATTAGACA
Protein-coding regions in this window:
- the S100A1 gene encoding protein S100-A1; this encodes MGSELETAMETLINVFHAHSGKEGDKYKLSKKELKELLQTELSGFLDAQKDVDAVDKVMKELDENGDGEVDFQEYVVLVAALTVACNNFFWENS